In Populus alba chromosome 1, ASM523922v2, whole genome shotgun sequence, a single window of DNA contains:
- the LOC118053951 gene encoding transcription factor MYB33 isoform X1, producing MTSETEDGIVSNNQIDSPLGEEGNYCESANGGVILKKGPWTSAEDAILVEYVKKHGEGNWNAVQKHSGLSRCGKSCRLRWANHLRPNLKKGAFTQEEEQLIIELHAKMGNKWARMAAHLPGRTDNEIKNYWNTRIKRRQRAGLPLYPPEASLQALQESQRCLNIDRIEIQNKSQHDTLQSNSYGIPNVMFDNLTPNQSILPYVPELPDITASSVLMKGLSSFQYGSFMSPIMHRQKRLREATTLSSSFGGGMKNEFHLFDQFQDVDKAAQSFGLPFPFDYDSTTKNPEFFGENQGSHTLANGNFSASKPTSEAVKLELPSLQYAETDFGGWGPSCSPSPLIDSVDTFIQSPPTGTVESDCPSPRNSGLLDALLNEAKTLSSAKNQLSDKSSNSSTVTPGDNADSSALNICVTEWEDYGHPISPLGHTATSLFSECTPISANESSFDESPSSETFTGSKRKFGCSAECYVKSEPVDQTWTADREKESSTWLDITSPDALLDSGWLEHDSAHGKDQVIVTDAMATLLCDDSSSEYKQMAAGASVNHGWGHSSCSWNNMPAVYQMYELP from the exons ATGACAAGTGAGACTGAGGATGGCATTGTCTCCAATAATCAGATTGATTCGCCATTGGGTGAGGAAGGCAATTATTGTGAAAGTGCAAATGGAGGAGTTATTCTTAAGAAAGGGCCATGGACTTCTGCCGAAGATGCAATTTTGGTAGAATATGTGAAGAAGCATGGGGAGGGGAACTGGAATGCTGTTCAGAAGCACTCAGGGCTTTCCCGTTGTGGCAAAAGCTGCAGATTGCGATGGGCCAATCACCTAAGGCCTAATCTAAAGAAAGGAGCATTTACCCAAGAAGAAGAACAGCTAATCATTGAACTTCATGCAAAGATGGGAAACAAATGGGCACGAATGGCTGCACAT TTGCCTGGACGTACAGACAATGAGATAAAGAATTACTGGAATACTAGAATTAAGAGGCGTCAACGGGCTGGCTTACCGCTTTATCCACCTGAAGCCTCTTTGCAAGCGTTGCAGGAGAGTCAACGATGCTTGAACATTGACAGAATCGAGATTCAGAATAAAAGTCAGCATGATACCTTGCAGAGCAACAGTTATGGGATACCCAATGTCATGTTTGACAATTTAACGCCCAACCAAAGCATCTTACCTTATGTTCCTGAACTTCCTGATATTACTGCAAGCAGCGTGCTGATGAAAGGTCTGAGCTCTTTTCAATATGGAAGCTTCATGTCACCAATAATGCACCGCCAGAAGCGTCTTCGAGAGGCAACAACCTTATCATCCAGTTTCGGTGGTGGCATGAAAAATGAGTTCCATTTGTTTGACCAGTTTCAGGATGTTGACAAAGCTGCTCAATCCTTTGGATTACCTTTTCCATTTGATTATGATTCTACCACCAAGAACCCAGAGTTTTTTGGTGAAAATCAGGGTAGCCATACCCTTGCTAATGGCAATTTCTCTGCTTCTAAGCCCACTTCTGAGGCTGTGAAGTTGGAGCTCCCTTCACTCCAATATGCAGAAACTGATTTTGGTGGCTGGGGGCCATCTTGTTCCCCATCACCTTTAATCGACTCTGTTGATACTTTTATCCAATCTCCCCCTACTGGGACAGTTGAGTCTGATTGTCCATCACCACGTAATAGTGGCCTATTGGATGCTTTACTTAATGAGGCCAAAACTTTAAGCAGTGCAAAGAATCAATTATCTGATAAGAGTTCAAATTCATCCACTGTTACTCCTGGTGATAATGCAGACAGTTCTGCCCTTAATATTTGTGTGACGGAATGGGAAGACTATGGTCACCCCATTTCTCCTTTGGGTCATACTGCAACTTCCCTTTTCAGCGAGTGCACTCCCATCAGTGCCAATGAAAGTTCTTTTGATGAATCACCATCTTCCGAGACCTTTACTG GATCTAAACGTAAATTTGGATGTTCTGCAGAGTGCTATGTGAAATCAGAACCTGTTGATCAGACTTGGACTGCAGATAGAGAAAAAGAATCCTCTACCTGGTTGGATATTACTTCCCCTGATGCCTTACTTGATTCAGGTTGGCTTGAACATGATTCTGCTCATGGAAAGGACCAAGTGATTGTGACTGATGCCATGGCAACCCTTCTTTGTGATGATTCGAGTAGTGAGTACAAGCAGATGGCTGCTGGAGCATCTGTAAATCACGGATGGGGACATAGTTCTTGTTCATGGAACAACATGCCTGCTGTCTATCAAATGTATGAACTCCCTTGA
- the LOC118053951 gene encoding transcription factor MYB33 isoform X2, protein MTSETEDGIVSNNQIDSPLGEEGNYCESANGGVILKKGPWTSAEDAILVEYVKKHGEGNWNAVQKHSGLSRCGKSCRLRWANHLRPNLKKGAFTQEEEQLIIELHAKMGNKWARMAAHLPGRTDNEIKNYWNTRIKRRQRAGLPLYPPEASLQALQESQRCLNIDRIEIQNKSQHDTLQSNSYGIPNVMFDNLTPNQSILPYVPELPDITASSVLMKGLSSFQYGSFMSPIMHRQKRLREATTLSSSFGGGMKNEFHLFDQFQDVDKAAQSFGLPFPFDYDSTTKNPEFFGENQGSHTLANGNFSASKPTSEAVKLELPSLQYAETDFGGWGPSCSPSPLIDSVDTFIQSPPTGTVESDCPSPRNSGLLDALLNEAKTLSSAKNQLSDKSSNSSTVTPGDNADSSALNICVTEWEDYGHPISPLGHTATSLFSECTPISANESSFDESPSSETFTECYVKSEPVDQTWTADREKESSTWLDITSPDALLDSGWLEHDSAHGKDQVIVTDAMATLLCDDSSSEYKQMAAGASVNHGWGHSSCSWNNMPAVYQMYELP, encoded by the exons ATGACAAGTGAGACTGAGGATGGCATTGTCTCCAATAATCAGATTGATTCGCCATTGGGTGAGGAAGGCAATTATTGTGAAAGTGCAAATGGAGGAGTTATTCTTAAGAAAGGGCCATGGACTTCTGCCGAAGATGCAATTTTGGTAGAATATGTGAAGAAGCATGGGGAGGGGAACTGGAATGCTGTTCAGAAGCACTCAGGGCTTTCCCGTTGTGGCAAAAGCTGCAGATTGCGATGGGCCAATCACCTAAGGCCTAATCTAAAGAAAGGAGCATTTACCCAAGAAGAAGAACAGCTAATCATTGAACTTCATGCAAAGATGGGAAACAAATGGGCACGAATGGCTGCACAT TTGCCTGGACGTACAGACAATGAGATAAAGAATTACTGGAATACTAGAATTAAGAGGCGTCAACGGGCTGGCTTACCGCTTTATCCACCTGAAGCCTCTTTGCAAGCGTTGCAGGAGAGTCAACGATGCTTGAACATTGACAGAATCGAGATTCAGAATAAAAGTCAGCATGATACCTTGCAGAGCAACAGTTATGGGATACCCAATGTCATGTTTGACAATTTAACGCCCAACCAAAGCATCTTACCTTATGTTCCTGAACTTCCTGATATTACTGCAAGCAGCGTGCTGATGAAAGGTCTGAGCTCTTTTCAATATGGAAGCTTCATGTCACCAATAATGCACCGCCAGAAGCGTCTTCGAGAGGCAACAACCTTATCATCCAGTTTCGGTGGTGGCATGAAAAATGAGTTCCATTTGTTTGACCAGTTTCAGGATGTTGACAAAGCTGCTCAATCCTTTGGATTACCTTTTCCATTTGATTATGATTCTACCACCAAGAACCCAGAGTTTTTTGGTGAAAATCAGGGTAGCCATACCCTTGCTAATGGCAATTTCTCTGCTTCTAAGCCCACTTCTGAGGCTGTGAAGTTGGAGCTCCCTTCACTCCAATATGCAGAAACTGATTTTGGTGGCTGGGGGCCATCTTGTTCCCCATCACCTTTAATCGACTCTGTTGATACTTTTATCCAATCTCCCCCTACTGGGACAGTTGAGTCTGATTGTCCATCACCACGTAATAGTGGCCTATTGGATGCTTTACTTAATGAGGCCAAAACTTTAAGCAGTGCAAAGAATCAATTATCTGATAAGAGTTCAAATTCATCCACTGTTACTCCTGGTGATAATGCAGACAGTTCTGCCCTTAATATTTGTGTGACGGAATGGGAAGACTATGGTCACCCCATTTCTCCTTTGGGTCATACTGCAACTTCCCTTTTCAGCGAGTGCACTCCCATCAGTGCCAATGAAAGTTCTTTTGATGAATCACCATCTTCCGAGACCTTTACTG AGTGCTATGTGAAATCAGAACCTGTTGATCAGACTTGGACTGCAGATAGAGAAAAAGAATCCTCTACCTGGTTGGATATTACTTCCCCTGATGCCTTACTTGATTCAGGTTGGCTTGAACATGATTCTGCTCATGGAAAGGACCAAGTGATTGTGACTGATGCCATGGCAACCCTTCTTTGTGATGATTCGAGTAGTGAGTACAAGCAGATGGCTGCTGGAGCATCTGTAAATCACGGATGGGGACATAGTTCTTGTTCATGGAACAACATGCCTGCTGTCTATCAAATGTATGAACTCCCTTGA